ATGTCCACCGTCGCCGGCCTGCGGGTCCTTCTCCACGGCGATCACGAAGTCGTCGCCGTGCTGCGTGACGCCCGCGACCACCGCCGAATTGACGGCCTCCACCGCGTACTGCCGACGCACCACCATCGGGTCGCGACGCAGGTCCCTCACCAGCGAGACCGCCAGGCCCACCATGACGAGCACGAACGGCAGCGCCGCGATGATCGTGATGGTCTGCAGGCCGTTGAGCGCGTCCTCGCCGCCGACCAGCAGCATGACGGCAGCCACGGCGCCGGTGGCGACGCCCCAGAAAATCACGGTCGGACGCGTCGGCTTGATCGTGCCACGCTCGGACAGCGACCCCATCACGATCGACGCGGCGTCGGCACCGGAGACGAAGAAGATCGCCACCAGCACCATCACCACCACACTGGCGATCGTCGCGATCGGGTACTGATCGAGCAGGCCGAACAACTGCTGTTCGACGCTTCCCTCACCCGCGAGATCCACGCCGTTCTGCTGTTCGCGGATCGCCGCACCGCCGAACACGCAGAACCACACCAGCGACACCACGCTCGGCACCAGCAGCACGCCCGCGATGAACTGCCGAATGGTGCGGCCGCGCGAGATGCGGGCGATGAACATCCCGACGAACGGGGTCCACGAGATCCACCACGCCCAGTAGAAGATCGTCCAGGACTGCAGCCATTCGTTGACGTCGGCGCCCTCGGCCCCGGTGCGGGCCGACATCATCGCCAACTGCTCGACATAACTGCCGATCGACGTGGGGATCAGGTTGAGCATGAACACCGTCGGGCCGACGAGGAAGATGAACACCGCCAGCACGACGGCCAGCACCATGTTGATGTTCGACAACCACTGGATGCCGCGCGCGACACCCGACACCGCCGACAGCACGAAGGCGACCGTGAGCACCGCGATGATCACGACCAGGATGGTGTTGCCGACCTGGCCGATACCCGACACGATCTGCAGACCACTGCGGATCTGCAGGGCGCCAAGACCCAGCGAGGCTGCCGACCCGAACAGCGTGGCGAAGATCGCCAGCATGTCGATGACCTTGCCCCACGGCCCGTTGGCCCGCTCCCCCAGCAGCGGCTCGAACGCCGCGCTGACCAGCTGCAGGCGGCCCTTGCGGTAGACGCCGTAGGCAATCGCCAGGCCCACGACGGCGTAGATGGCCCACGGGTGCAGAGTCCAGTGGAACAGCGTGGTCGCCATCGCGGTCTGCGCTGCGGCCGGATCACCCGGCTCGCCCGTGCCCGGCGGCGGAGTGACGAAGTGCGACAACGGTTCTGACACTCCGAAGAACATCAGACCGATGCCCATGCCTGCGCTGAACATCATGGCCACCCACGACACCGTGCGGAACTCGGGTTCTTCGTCGTCGCGGCCGAGTGGGATGTTGCCGTAACGGCTGACCGCCAACCACACCACGAACACCACGAATCCGGATGCGGTGAGCACGAACAGCCAGCCGGTGCTGTTCATCACCCAGGACAGGGCGCCGGCCGAGGCCGACGCCAGCGAGTCGGTGCTGACGAACCCCCAGACGAGGAAGCCGATCGCGATGAGCGCTGTGACACCGAAGACCACCCGGTCGAGACCCTCGCGGCGGGTGTACGCCTTCTGCTCGACCGGTATGTCGAGCACGGGGTGCTGCGGGACGACGTCGCTGCCGACCGGAGACTTCAGAACCTTTTCCGTTTTCGTTACTTCGTTCTTGGACTTGTCGGATCCAACTTTTCGTATCTCAGCAGTCATGGTCGATTCATCACATCGTGAATAGCAAACCAGGTCAAATTCCGGTACCGGTTTGCCAGAATTTACTTAGCCGCGTCTATCAATTCCTCCAGGGATTCATCGAGCAGACCCCGGAAAACGCCGACGTCACTCATGGCGTCGCGGTCGGCGTTGATGCCGAAGTACAGTTTGCCGTCGTACGACGTCACACCGATCGCCAACACCTGGTTGTGCAGCAGCGGCGGTACCGCGTAGCTCTCGAGAAGCTTGGTGCCCGCCACGTACATCTGCTTCTGCGGACCCGGCACATTCGTGATCAACAGATTGAACAATCGTGCCGAAAAACCAGTCGCCACACGGATTCCCATCGCGTGCAGGGTCGGCGGCGCGAAACCTGAGAGGGTGACGATGGTGCGGGCGTCGACCAGGCTGGCCACCGACGAGTTCGATTCGGTGGCGTGGCTGATGTGTGACAGGCGCACGACGGCGTTGCCCTCCCCGACCGGCAGATCGACGAGGAACGGCGAGACCTCGCTGATGGCCTGGCCTGGGCCCGGCTGATCGAGTTCCTCGTCGGGATAGACCGAAAGCGGCGCCATGGCCCGCACTGTCGTGCTCGGCGTCACCGGCTCGCCCCGCGACAACAGCCAGTTGCGCAGCGCCCCGGAGATCACCGCCAGCACCACGTCGTTGATGTCGCAGTCGTAGCGGGCCCGCACCTGGCGGTAGTCGTCGAGCTTGTGATCGGCCACCGTGAACCGCCGGTTACGCGACACCGTGGTGTTGAGCGGGCTGCTCGGGGCCGTGCCGCGCGCGACCGTGCGGACCGTCTCTGCGATTCGCCGCCCCACCGCGGCGAGCTCGCCGGCGTTGGTGGCCACCTCGGTGAGGGTGTCCCGCAAGGCCGCGAGCTGGCTGGTGGGCCGCGCGATCCACTCCCCGATGGCGCCGAGCACCAGTTGGCTGTCTGTCGGCTCCCGCGCCGGGATCCAGATGTCCTCGCCGAACCGGGGCGGCTTCTGGGCCCGATCGGCGATCACGTGTCCGACCTCGACCGCGGCCATACCGTTGACCAGCGCCTGGTGGGATTTGGTGTAGATCGCGATGCGGTTCTTCGCCAAGCCCTCGACGAGGTACATCTCCCACAGCGGCCGGGTCCTGTCCAGGGGTCGTGACCCGAGGCGGGCCACCAGATCGTGCAACTGGTCGTCGCTGCCAGGAGACGGCAGGGCCGAGCGCCGGATGTGATAAGTGATGTCGAATTCTCGATCGTCGATCCACACCGGACGCGCCAGGCCCAACGTCACCTCGCGCACCTTCTGGCGGTACCGGGGGATCTGCGGCAGGCGTTGCTCGACGGTTTCCAGCAGGGTCTCGTAGCTCAGGCCGGCGCGAGGTTTGCGCAGGATCCACAGGGACCCGACGTACATCGGCGTGGAGGTGTTCTCCAGGTGGTAGAACGCTGCGTCGGACGCCGACAGCCTGGTCACCATTCGGCGCCATCCTCTCCTGTGGATCGCGTGGAACCTCGTCACGGTAACCGCCGATTCTGCGACCGCGCATCACGGGTGCGTTCCGACCCCGTCACGTCGTGGGATCATGGATCATCTGCACCTCTCCAGCAGATGTCGCCCTGTCCTGCCGACCGCTGGAGTCCTGTAGTGCAACCATCCGAAGCCGTGCCGCAGCCCGCCGACGATCCGCGGCCCGCCATGCCGGTCCCCGAGCCCATCACCGAGCCGGTCATCGACTACGAGCCGCCCGTGCAACGCGTGACGTCCGCACCGCCGTGCGCGGCTCCGACCGCGTTCCGCCGGCACACGCCGCGCACATTGCGTCTGGTGCGACCGCCCGCCGAGCAACGCCCGCACGACGGCGCGGGAGAGTTCGCGACGATGGCCCTGCGCCGCGTACTGGAGGTCGTCGACCGGCGTCGGTCGCCCGCGCAGTTGCGCGCGGTGCTCGACCCGTCGCTGATCGACGCCGTGGTGGCACTTGCCCAGACGCGCCACGGTGCGCCCGCGAACCTGCGTCGCGTGCGGTTACGCGCGGCCGCCGACCAGCACCCGGACGCGCCGACCGCGACGGCCGCGGAGGTGTTCGCCACCTACACGCGCGGCCCCCGGGTGCGCGCGATCGCTGCGCGCGTCGAATTGCGGAGCGGCCGTTGGCGACTCGCCGCCCTCCAGATCGGCTAGTTCTTGCGGTGCGACTTCGCGGGCCGGTCGGCCTTCGCCTGCTTGCGAGCCGCCTCGCGGCGCTCACGGCGCGAGCCGCCGGTCGGGGCGGCATGCCTGCCGCCGTTGCCGCTGCTGCGCTGCACCTGCGCGGTGCCATCCTCGGATGGACCGGTGTAGGTCAGCGGCGGCGCCTCGTCGTCGATCCCTTTGGCGCGCAGAGCCGGAGCGGGGCGTG
This genomic window from Mycolicibacterium goodii contains:
- a CDS encoding Rv3235 family protein, producing the protein MPVPEPITEPVIDYEPPVQRVTSAPPCAAPTAFRRHTPRTLRLVRPPAEQRPHDGAGEFATMALRRVLEVVDRRRSPAQLRAVLDPSLIDAVVALAQTRHGAPANLRRVRLRAAADQHPDAPTATAAEVFATYTRGPRVRAIAARVELRSGRWRLAALQIG
- a CDS encoding WS/DGAT/MGAT family O-acyltransferase, producing the protein MVTRLSASDAAFYHLENTSTPMYVGSLWILRKPRAGLSYETLLETVEQRLPQIPRYRQKVREVTLGLARPVWIDDREFDITYHIRRSALPSPGSDDQLHDLVARLGSRPLDRTRPLWEMYLVEGLAKNRIAIYTKSHQALVNGMAAVEVGHVIADRAQKPPRFGEDIWIPAREPTDSQLVLGAIGEWIARPTSQLAALRDTLTEVATNAGELAAVGRRIAETVRTVARGTAPSSPLNTTVSRNRRFTVADHKLDDYRQVRARYDCDINDVVLAVISGALRNWLLSRGEPVTPSTTVRAMAPLSVYPDEELDQPGPGQAISEVSPFLVDLPVGEGNAVVRLSHISHATESNSSVASLVDARTIVTLSGFAPPTLHAMGIRVATGFSARLFNLLITNVPGPQKQMYVAGTKLLESYAVPPLLHNQVLAIGVTSYDGKLYFGINADRDAMSDVGVFRGLLDESLEELIDAAK
- a CDS encoding BCCT family transporter — protein: MTAEIRKVGSDKSKNEVTKTEKVLKSPVGSDVVPQHPVLDIPVEQKAYTRREGLDRVVFGVTALIAIGFLVWGFVSTDSLASASAGALSWVMNSTGWLFVLTASGFVVFVVWLAVSRYGNIPLGRDDEEPEFRTVSWVAMMFSAGMGIGLMFFGVSEPLSHFVTPPPGTGEPGDPAAAQTAMATTLFHWTLHPWAIYAVVGLAIAYGVYRKGRLQLVSAAFEPLLGERANGPWGKVIDMLAIFATLFGSAASLGLGALQIRSGLQIVSGIGQVGNTILVVIIAVLTVAFVLSAVSGVARGIQWLSNINMVLAVVLAVFIFLVGPTVFMLNLIPTSIGSYVEQLAMMSARTGAEGADVNEWLQSWTIFYWAWWISWTPFVGMFIARISRGRTIRQFIAGVLLVPSVVSLVWFCVFGGAAIREQQNGVDLAGEGSVEQQLFGLLDQYPIATIASVVVMVLVAIFFVSGADAASIVMGSLSERGTIKPTRPTVIFWGVATGAVAAVMLLVGGEDALNGLQTITIIAALPFVLVMVGLAVSLVRDLRRDPMVVRRQYAVEAVNSAVVAGVTQHGDDFVIAVEKDPQAGDGGHAGGDAGGDARPDADTGGGGEDTNDTGDAKTGG